The Mycolicibacterium neworleansense sequence GCCGTCGGGGTGAAGACGACCGGCATGGCTTCCGGCCCGCTGACGAAGTTGGCCGGACGCAGCGGCAGCTTCTCGTCGTTGGCCAAGCGCAGGTCGGGCAACCGGGTGAGCAGCCGCTCGAGCATCAGCCGCAGTTCCAGCCGAGCCAGCTGGTTACCCAGGCAGAAGTGGGTGCCGAAGCCGAATGCCAAGTGGCTGTTGGGGTTCCGGTCGATCCGGAAATCGTCGGGGTTCTCGAAGACGGCTTCGTCGAAGTTCGCCGATTCGAACATCAGCATGAGCTTCTCGCCGGCCTTCAGCTCGGTTCCGTGGAACACCGTGTCCGCGGTCAGGGTGCGGCACATGTTCTTGACCGGCGAGGTCCAGCGCAGCGTCTCCTCGATGGCGCCGGGCAACAGCGACTGGTCGGCGATCAGCGCGTCCCACTGATCACGGTGGCGCAGCAGTTGTTCGGTGCCGCCCGAGAGGGTGTGCCGGGTGGTCTCGTCGCCGCCGATCAGGATCAGCAGCGTCTCCATGACGATTTCGTCATCGGTCATCCGCTGGCCGTCGACCTCGGCGTTGACCAGGATCGAGAACAGGTCGTCGGTCGGCTCGGCGCGCCGCTTGGCGATCACCTCCATGGTGAACGCGGTGTAGGCGGCAAACGTCTCCATCAACATTCCGATGGCGGTCTCGTCGAGATGCGAACTCAGCCCACAGACCAGATCGTCCGACCACTTCAGCAACATTTCGCGCTCGGTCGGCAGTACGCCGAGCATGTCACCGATCACGGCCATCGGCAGCGGCGCGGCGATGTCGCGGACGAAGTCACACTCCCCGCGTTCGCACACCGCGTCGATCAGGGTGTCGCACAGGCTCACGATCGAGGGCACCTTGTCCATCACCCGCTTGCGGGTGAAGCCGGAGTTGACCAGCTTGCGGCGCAACACATGTGCGGGATCGTCCATGTCGATCATGTACGGCATGCCGGGCTGCTCGGGGCGGATTCCGCCGGTGTTCGAGAACAGCTCTGGGTTGCGCTCGGCCTCGATGACGGCGGCATAGGTGGTGGCCGCGGCCAGCCCGTTGCGATCACGGAAGACCGGCTCGTTGGCCCGCATCCATCGGTAGGCCTCCCGGGCGCCACCGTCGGCATAGAAATTGCCGTTGGTGAGGTCCACATCGGGTTTGAGCAGGACTTGGGTCACGAGATCTCCTTGGCGTCAGCAAACGTCATCTGTACATTGCGGACCGAGCTGGACAACAACGCCCGTTTGGGCAGGCCCAGGGCCGCGAGTTCTTGGCCGTACGGGTGCTCACCGAGCCGCACCGTGACTCCACCCGGGCGGTAGCGGACGCCGGAAAGCCGCATCTGGCCTTCGGTTTCACGCCGGACGCCGTCGAGGCAGGAGAAGGTCGACTGCACCTGAGGCTTGGCGGTGAACGCCGAGGGCACCGGCAGCCCGGGTTTGAAATCCATCCTGATCGCCGGCCGGCCGTCGATGTTCACCTCGAAGCCGAACGGGCTGTCTTCATGAAGAGTGAAGTCCGCCAAGACTTTCGGATAACCCCAGATCTGCCGGCCGGCCTGCAGCGTGAACTCGCCGTCGACCGGGAGGTGATGCACGAAGGCGCCCGCCGAGCCAAGCCCGCGCAGCCCCGACGCGTCCGACCCGGGCCGGTTCACCATGACGTTGGTGCCGTACTCCAGGTACGGGCCCAGGTCACCGTCGATGTAGCGCATCAGCATCAGCACGACGATCGCGCGGTGCGGCCGATGCCGGTAGACGCGCAGGCCGCTGTAGTCGATCATGCGCTGGGCGGCGTCGGCGTCC is a genomic window containing:
- a CDS encoding cytochrome P450; protein product: MTQVLLKPDVDLTNGNFYADGGAREAYRWMRANEPVFRDRNGLAAATTYAAVIEAERNPELFSNTGGIRPEQPGMPYMIDMDDPAHVLRRKLVNSGFTRKRVMDKVPSIVSLCDTLIDAVCERGECDFVRDIAAPLPMAVIGDMLGVLPTEREMLLKWSDDLVCGLSSHLDETAIGMLMETFAAYTAFTMEVIAKRRAEPTDDLFSILVNAEVDGQRMTDDEIVMETLLILIGGDETTRHTLSGGTEQLLRHRDQWDALIADQSLLPGAIEETLRWTSPVKNMCRTLTADTVFHGTELKAGEKLMLMFESANFDEAVFENPDDFRIDRNPNSHLAFGFGTHFCLGNQLARLELRLMLERLLTRLPDLRLANDEKLPLRPANFVSGPEAMPVVFTPTAPLGG
- a CDS encoding acetoacetate decarboxylase family protein; amino-acid sequence: MPVQIRTAEQHMAMFSVDADAAQRMIDYSGLRVYRHRPHRAIVVLMLMRYIDGDLGPYLEYGTNVMVNRPGSDASGLRGLGSAGAFVHHLPVDGEFTLQAGRQIWGYPKVLADFTLHEDSPFGFEVNIDGRPAIRMDFKPGLPVPSAFTAKPQVQSTFSCLDGVRRETEGQMRLSGVRYRPGGVTVRLGEHPYGQELAALGLPKRALLSSSVRNVQMTFADAKEIS